In the genome of Candoia aspera isolate rCanAsp1 chromosome 1, rCanAsp1.hap2, whole genome shotgun sequence, one region contains:
- the TCIRG1 gene encoding V-type proton ATPase 116 kDa subunit a 3 isoform X2, with product MFRSEEMCLAQLFLQSASSYACVSELGERGLVEFRDLNPHVSAFQRRFVGEVRRCEEMEKTFTFLAQEVQKAGQSLKPPEDNLPAPLAREALRIQEQSESLAQELREVSHNREALVGQLQELREHIQVLQEGQRFTGQLQVPLDSPVRSRAFSERDPLLDPSVLQRPDLRINFVAGVIHPWRVNSFERLLWRACRGYLVPHFTEMTEPVENPSTGESITWVIFLISYWGEQIGQKIRKIANCFHCHLYPYPENEAGRTETLRGLRIQVEDLTIVLGQTEQYLDQVLQKVLSVLPAWQVQIQKMKAIYFILNQCSFSITDKCLIGEVWCPVRDLPAVQLALREGSHRSGSGVESFVQRIICTESPPTLIRTNKFTAGFQNIVDAYGVTSYQEVNPAPYTIITFPFLFAVMFGDVGHGLLMFLFALWMVLFENRPGMKKVENEIWQMFFEGRYLILLMGAFSVYTGFIYNECFSKAMTIFPSAWSVAAMANNSDWSWEYITESLALNLDPNVTGVFNGPYPFGIDPIWSLAVNHLTFLNSFKMKMSVILGIFHMSFGVFLGIFNHVHFKQRYKILLVFLPEITFLLVLFGYLVILIFYKWLMYDVSNSKWAPSILIHFISMFLFSENAGNSPLFEYQKIVQMVLMLVALVSVPILLLGTPLYLWHKHRRTVPQSRHNPSTAGERQPLLNSQEPKRSVNVAEDDLDHMETNQEEEEEFDFGEVFMHQAIHTIEYCLGCISNTASYLRLWALSLAHAQLSEVLWTMVMMNGFQMMGYQGGVVLVPVFAFFAVLTVAILLVMEGLSAFLHALRLHWVEFQNKFYTGAGYQFSPFIFTSNIWI from the exons CTTTTTTGGCCCAGGAAGTGCAGAAAGCTGGACAGTCCCTGAAGCCTCCAGAGGACAATCTGCCAGCGCCCCTGGCCCGCGAGGCCCTGCGTATCCAGGAGCAGTCCGAGAGCCTGGCACAGGAGCTGCGGGAAGTGAGCCACAACCGGGAGGCCCTGGTTGGTCAGCTGCAGGAGCTGCGGGAGCATATTCAAGTGCTGCAGGAGGGCCAGCGCTTCACTGGCCAATTG CAGGTGCCCCTCGATTCGCCTGTCCGCTCTCGTGCTTTCTCTGAAAGAGATCCTCTGCTTGACCCCTCTGTGCTGCAGCGCCCTGACCTCAGAATCAA CTTTGTGGCAGGTGTGATACACCCGTGGCGGGTGAATTCCTTTGAACGGCTGCTGTGGCGCGCCTGCCGGGGCTACCTTGTCCCTCATTTCACAGAGATGACAGAGCCTGTTGAAAACCCGTCCACG GGGGAAAGCATCACCTGGGTCATCTTCCTCATCTCCTACTGGGGTGAACAGATTGGGCAGAAAATCCGTAAGATCGCCAACTG CTTTCACTGCCACCTGTATCCATATCCTGAGAATGAGGCTGGGCGCACGGAGACCTTGCGTGGGCTGCGCATTCAAGTGGAAGATCTGACCATA GTATTAGGCCAAACAGAGCAATACCTGGACCAGGTGTTGCAAAAGGTACTTTCAGTTCTACCTGCTTGGCAAGTACAGATCCAGAAGATGAAGGCCATCTACTTTATCCTCAACCAGTGCAGCTTCAGCATCACTGATAAGTGCCTCATTGGCGAGGTGTGGTGCCCTGTCCGTGACCTTCCCGCTGTGCAGCTGGCCCTGCGCGAGGGATCA CATCGCAGTGGTTCTGGAGTGGAGTCCTTTGTCCAGCGGATTATCTGCACCGAGAGCCCCCCAACTCTCATTCGCACCAATAagttcactgctggcttccagaaCATTGTTGATGCCTATGGGGTGACCAGCTATCAAGAGGTGAACCCAG CTCCTTACACCATCATcactttccctttcctcttcgcCGTCATGTTTGGGGATGTTGGCCACGGACTGCTGATGTTCCTCTTTGCCCTTTGGATGGTCCTGTTTGAGAACCGGCCTGGCATGAAGAAGGTGGAAAACGAG ATCTGGCAGATGTTCTTTGAGGGCCGCTACCTCATCCTCCTAATGGGTGCCTTCTCTGTCTACACCGGTTTCATCTACAATGAGTGCTTCAGCAAGGCAATGACCATCTTCCCATCTGCTTGGAGTGTGGCTGCTATGGCCAACAACTCGGACTGGAG CTGGGAGTATATCACAGAAAGCCTTGCCCTGAACCTGGACCCCAATGTCACCGGTGTCTTTAACGGTCCCTACCCTTTTGGGATAGATCCG ATCTGGAGTCTGGCTGTTAACCACCTCACCTTCCTGAACTCCTTCAAAATGAAGATGTCTGTGATTTTGGGCATTTTTCACATGAGCTTTGGAGTGTTTCTTGGCATCTTCAATCACGT CCATTTCAAGCAAAGATACAAGATCCTGTTGGTTTTCCTTCCAGAGATCACTTTCCTTCTGGTGCTTTTTGGCTACCTTGTAATCCTGATATTTTACAAATGGCTTATGTATGATGTTTCTAATTCCAAGTGGGCCCCCAGCATTCTCATCCACTTCATTAGCATGTTCCTGTTTTCAGAGAATGCTGGAAATTCTCCACTCTTTGAATACCAG AAAATAGTGCAGATGGTATTGATGTTGGTGGCTCTGGTCTCTGTGCCCATCCTGCTGCTGGGGACGCCCTTGTATCTCTGGCACAAACATCGCCGGACAGTTCCTCAGTCTCGG CACAATCCTTCCACAGCAGGAGAGCGGCAGCCTCTGCTGAACTCACAAGAACCAAAGAGATCTGTGAACGTTGCTGAAGATGACCTGGATCACATGGAAACcaaccaggaggaggaggaggag TTTGACTTCGGTGAAGTGTTTATGCATCAAGCAATCCACACTATTGAGTACTGCCTGGGCTGCATCTCGAACACGGCCTCTTATCTGCGTCTCTGGGCTCTCAGCTTGGCCCATGCAC AGCTCTCAGAGGTCCTGTGGACCATGGTGATGATGAATGGCTTTCAGATGATGGGCTACCAAGGCGGGGTTGTCCTTGTACCTGTCTTTGCTTTCTTCGCAGTATTGACTGTGGCAATCTTGCTGGTGATGGAGGGACTTTCAGCTTTCCTGCACGCCCTTCGTCTGCATTG GGTGGAATTCCAGAACAAATTCTATACAGGTGCTGGGTACCAGTTCAGCCCCTTCATCTTCACCAGCAACATTTGGATCTAA
- the TCIRG1 gene encoding V-type proton ATPase 116 kDa subunit a 3 isoform X3, whose translation MFRSEEMCLAQLFLQSASSYACVSELGERGLVEFRDLNPHVSAFQRRFVGEVRRCEEMEKTFTFLAQEVQKAGQSLKPPEDNLPAPLAREALRIQEQSESLAQELREVSHNREALVGQLQELREHIQVLQEGQRFTGQLQVPLDSPVRSRAFSERDPLLDPSVLQRPDLRINFVAGVIHPWRVNSFERLLWRACRGYLVPHFTEMTEPVENPSTGESITWVIFLISYWGEQIGQKIRKIANCFHCHLYPYPENEAGRTETLRGLRIQVEDLTIVLGQTEQYLDQVLQKVLSVLPAWQVQIQKMKAIYFILNQCSFSITDKCLIGEVWCPVRDLPAVQLALREGSHRSGSGVESFVQRIICTESPPTLIRTNKFTAGFQNIVDAYGVTSYQEVNPAPYTIITFPFLFAVMFGDVGHGLLMFLFALWMVLFENRPGMKKVENEIWQMFFEGRYLILLMGAFSVYTGFIYNECFSKAMTIFPSAWSVAAMANNSDWSWEYITESLALNLDPNVTGVFNGPYPFGIDPIWSLAVNHLTFLNSFKMKMSVILGIFHMSFGVFLGIFNHVHFKQRYKILLVFLPEITFLLVLFGYLVILIFYKWLMYDVSNSKWAPSILIHFISMFLFSENAGNSPLFEYQKIVQMVLMLVALVSVPILLLGTPLYLWHKHRRTVPQSRHNPSTAGERQPLLNSQEPKRSVNVAEDDLDHMETNQEEEEFDFGEVFMHQAIHTIEYCLGCISNTASYLRLWALSLAHAQLSEVLWTMVMMNGFQMMGYQGGVVLVPVFAFFAVLTVAILLVMEGLSAFLHALRLHWVEFQNKFYTGAGYQFSPFIFTSNIWI comes from the exons CTTTTTTGGCCCAGGAAGTGCAGAAAGCTGGACAGTCCCTGAAGCCTCCAGAGGACAATCTGCCAGCGCCCCTGGCCCGCGAGGCCCTGCGTATCCAGGAGCAGTCCGAGAGCCTGGCACAGGAGCTGCGGGAAGTGAGCCACAACCGGGAGGCCCTGGTTGGTCAGCTGCAGGAGCTGCGGGAGCATATTCAAGTGCTGCAGGAGGGCCAGCGCTTCACTGGCCAATTG CAGGTGCCCCTCGATTCGCCTGTCCGCTCTCGTGCTTTCTCTGAAAGAGATCCTCTGCTTGACCCCTCTGTGCTGCAGCGCCCTGACCTCAGAATCAA CTTTGTGGCAGGTGTGATACACCCGTGGCGGGTGAATTCCTTTGAACGGCTGCTGTGGCGCGCCTGCCGGGGCTACCTTGTCCCTCATTTCACAGAGATGACAGAGCCTGTTGAAAACCCGTCCACG GGGGAAAGCATCACCTGGGTCATCTTCCTCATCTCCTACTGGGGTGAACAGATTGGGCAGAAAATCCGTAAGATCGCCAACTG CTTTCACTGCCACCTGTATCCATATCCTGAGAATGAGGCTGGGCGCACGGAGACCTTGCGTGGGCTGCGCATTCAAGTGGAAGATCTGACCATA GTATTAGGCCAAACAGAGCAATACCTGGACCAGGTGTTGCAAAAGGTACTTTCAGTTCTACCTGCTTGGCAAGTACAGATCCAGAAGATGAAGGCCATCTACTTTATCCTCAACCAGTGCAGCTTCAGCATCACTGATAAGTGCCTCATTGGCGAGGTGTGGTGCCCTGTCCGTGACCTTCCCGCTGTGCAGCTGGCCCTGCGCGAGGGATCA CATCGCAGTGGTTCTGGAGTGGAGTCCTTTGTCCAGCGGATTATCTGCACCGAGAGCCCCCCAACTCTCATTCGCACCAATAagttcactgctggcttccagaaCATTGTTGATGCCTATGGGGTGACCAGCTATCAAGAGGTGAACCCAG CTCCTTACACCATCATcactttccctttcctcttcgcCGTCATGTTTGGGGATGTTGGCCACGGACTGCTGATGTTCCTCTTTGCCCTTTGGATGGTCCTGTTTGAGAACCGGCCTGGCATGAAGAAGGTGGAAAACGAG ATCTGGCAGATGTTCTTTGAGGGCCGCTACCTCATCCTCCTAATGGGTGCCTTCTCTGTCTACACCGGTTTCATCTACAATGAGTGCTTCAGCAAGGCAATGACCATCTTCCCATCTGCTTGGAGTGTGGCTGCTATGGCCAACAACTCGGACTGGAG CTGGGAGTATATCACAGAAAGCCTTGCCCTGAACCTGGACCCCAATGTCACCGGTGTCTTTAACGGTCCCTACCCTTTTGGGATAGATCCG ATCTGGAGTCTGGCTGTTAACCACCTCACCTTCCTGAACTCCTTCAAAATGAAGATGTCTGTGATTTTGGGCATTTTTCACATGAGCTTTGGAGTGTTTCTTGGCATCTTCAATCACGT CCATTTCAAGCAAAGATACAAGATCCTGTTGGTTTTCCTTCCAGAGATCACTTTCCTTCTGGTGCTTTTTGGCTACCTTGTAATCCTGATATTTTACAAATGGCTTATGTATGATGTTTCTAATTCCAAGTGGGCCCCCAGCATTCTCATCCACTTCATTAGCATGTTCCTGTTTTCAGAGAATGCTGGAAATTCTCCACTCTTTGAATACCAG AAAATAGTGCAGATGGTATTGATGTTGGTGGCTCTGGTCTCTGTGCCCATCCTGCTGCTGGGGACGCCCTTGTATCTCTGGCACAAACATCGCCGGACAGTTCCTCAGTCTCGG CACAATCCTTCCACAGCAGGAGAGCGGCAGCCTCTGCTGAACTCACAAGAACCAAAGAGATCTGTGAACGTTGCTGAAGATGACCTGGATCACATGGAAACcaaccaggaggaggagg AGTTTGACTTCGGTGAAGTGTTTATGCATCAAGCAATCCACACTATTGAGTACTGCCTGGGCTGCATCTCGAACACGGCCTCTTATCTGCGTCTCTGGGCTCTCAGCTTGGCCCATGCAC AGCTCTCAGAGGTCCTGTGGACCATGGTGATGATGAATGGCTTTCAGATGATGGGCTACCAAGGCGGGGTTGTCCTTGTACCTGTCTTTGCTTTCTTCGCAGTATTGACTGTGGCAATCTTGCTGGTGATGGAGGGACTTTCAGCTTTCCTGCACGCCCTTCGTCTGCATTG GGTGGAATTCCAGAACAAATTCTATACAGGTGCTGGGTACCAGTTCAGCCCCTTCATCTTCACCAGCAACATTTGGATCTAA
- the TCIRG1 gene encoding V-type proton ATPase 116 kDa subunit a 3 isoform X1 produces MFRSEEMCLAQLFLQSASSYACVSELGERGLVEFRDLNPHVSAFQRRFVGEVRRCEEMEKTFTFLAQEVQKAGQSLKPPEDNLPAPLAREALRIQEQSESLAQELREVSHNREALVGQLQELREHIQVLQEGQRFTGQLVPLDSPVRSRAFSERDPLLDPSVLQRPDLRINFVAGVIHPWRVNSFERLLWRACRGYLVPHFTEMTEPVENPSTGESITWVIFLISYWGEQIGQKIRKIANCFHCHLYPYPENEAGRTETLRGLRIQVEDLTIVLGQTEQYLDQVLQKVLSVLPAWQVQIQKMKAIYFILNQCSFSITDKCLIGEVWCPVRDLPAVQLALREGSHRSGSGVESFVQRIICTESPPTLIRTNKFTAGFQNIVDAYGVTSYQEVNPAPYTIITFPFLFAVMFGDVGHGLLMFLFALWMVLFENRPGMKKVENEIWQMFFEGRYLILLMGAFSVYTGFIYNECFSKAMTIFPSAWSVAAMANNSDWSWEYITESLALNLDPNVTGVFNGPYPFGIDPIWSLAVNHLTFLNSFKMKMSVILGIFHMSFGVFLGIFNHVHFKQRYKILLVFLPEITFLLVLFGYLVILIFYKWLMYDVSNSKWAPSILIHFISMFLFSENAGNSPLFEYQKIVQMVLMLVALVSVPILLLGTPLYLWHKHRRTVPQSRHNPSTAGERQPLLNSQEPKRSVNVAEDDLDHMETNQEEEEEEFDFGEVFMHQAIHTIEYCLGCISNTASYLRLWALSLAHAQLSEVLWTMVMMNGFQMMGYQGGVVLVPVFAFFAVLTVAILLVMEGLSAFLHALRLHWVEFQNKFYTGAGYQFSPFIFTSNIWI; encoded by the exons CTTTTTTGGCCCAGGAAGTGCAGAAAGCTGGACAGTCCCTGAAGCCTCCAGAGGACAATCTGCCAGCGCCCCTGGCCCGCGAGGCCCTGCGTATCCAGGAGCAGTCCGAGAGCCTGGCACAGGAGCTGCGGGAAGTGAGCCACAACCGGGAGGCCCTGGTTGGTCAGCTGCAGGAGCTGCGGGAGCATATTCAAGTGCTGCAGGAGGGCCAGCGCTTCACTGGCCAATTG GTGCCCCTCGATTCGCCTGTCCGCTCTCGTGCTTTCTCTGAAAGAGATCCTCTGCTTGACCCCTCTGTGCTGCAGCGCCCTGACCTCAGAATCAA CTTTGTGGCAGGTGTGATACACCCGTGGCGGGTGAATTCCTTTGAACGGCTGCTGTGGCGCGCCTGCCGGGGCTACCTTGTCCCTCATTTCACAGAGATGACAGAGCCTGTTGAAAACCCGTCCACG GGGGAAAGCATCACCTGGGTCATCTTCCTCATCTCCTACTGGGGTGAACAGATTGGGCAGAAAATCCGTAAGATCGCCAACTG CTTTCACTGCCACCTGTATCCATATCCTGAGAATGAGGCTGGGCGCACGGAGACCTTGCGTGGGCTGCGCATTCAAGTGGAAGATCTGACCATA GTATTAGGCCAAACAGAGCAATACCTGGACCAGGTGTTGCAAAAGGTACTTTCAGTTCTACCTGCTTGGCAAGTACAGATCCAGAAGATGAAGGCCATCTACTTTATCCTCAACCAGTGCAGCTTCAGCATCACTGATAAGTGCCTCATTGGCGAGGTGTGGTGCCCTGTCCGTGACCTTCCCGCTGTGCAGCTGGCCCTGCGCGAGGGATCA CATCGCAGTGGTTCTGGAGTGGAGTCCTTTGTCCAGCGGATTATCTGCACCGAGAGCCCCCCAACTCTCATTCGCACCAATAagttcactgctggcttccagaaCATTGTTGATGCCTATGGGGTGACCAGCTATCAAGAGGTGAACCCAG CTCCTTACACCATCATcactttccctttcctcttcgcCGTCATGTTTGGGGATGTTGGCCACGGACTGCTGATGTTCCTCTTTGCCCTTTGGATGGTCCTGTTTGAGAACCGGCCTGGCATGAAGAAGGTGGAAAACGAG ATCTGGCAGATGTTCTTTGAGGGCCGCTACCTCATCCTCCTAATGGGTGCCTTCTCTGTCTACACCGGTTTCATCTACAATGAGTGCTTCAGCAAGGCAATGACCATCTTCCCATCTGCTTGGAGTGTGGCTGCTATGGCCAACAACTCGGACTGGAG CTGGGAGTATATCACAGAAAGCCTTGCCCTGAACCTGGACCCCAATGTCACCGGTGTCTTTAACGGTCCCTACCCTTTTGGGATAGATCCG ATCTGGAGTCTGGCTGTTAACCACCTCACCTTCCTGAACTCCTTCAAAATGAAGATGTCTGTGATTTTGGGCATTTTTCACATGAGCTTTGGAGTGTTTCTTGGCATCTTCAATCACGT CCATTTCAAGCAAAGATACAAGATCCTGTTGGTTTTCCTTCCAGAGATCACTTTCCTTCTGGTGCTTTTTGGCTACCTTGTAATCCTGATATTTTACAAATGGCTTATGTATGATGTTTCTAATTCCAAGTGGGCCCCCAGCATTCTCATCCACTTCATTAGCATGTTCCTGTTTTCAGAGAATGCTGGAAATTCTCCACTCTTTGAATACCAG AAAATAGTGCAGATGGTATTGATGTTGGTGGCTCTGGTCTCTGTGCCCATCCTGCTGCTGGGGACGCCCTTGTATCTCTGGCACAAACATCGCCGGACAGTTCCTCAGTCTCGG CACAATCCTTCCACAGCAGGAGAGCGGCAGCCTCTGCTGAACTCACAAGAACCAAAGAGATCTGTGAACGTTGCTGAAGATGACCTGGATCACATGGAAACcaaccaggaggaggaggaggagg AGTTTGACTTCGGTGAAGTGTTTATGCATCAAGCAATCCACACTATTGAGTACTGCCTGGGCTGCATCTCGAACACGGCCTCTTATCTGCGTCTCTGGGCTCTCAGCTTGGCCCATGCAC AGCTCTCAGAGGTCCTGTGGACCATGGTGATGATGAATGGCTTTCAGATGATGGGCTACCAAGGCGGGGTTGTCCTTGTACCTGTCTTTGCTTTCTTCGCAGTATTGACTGTGGCAATCTTGCTGGTGATGGAGGGACTTTCAGCTTTCCTGCACGCCCTTCGTCTGCATTG GGTGGAATTCCAGAACAAATTCTATACAGGTGCTGGGTACCAGTTCAGCCCCTTCATCTTCACCAGCAACATTTGGATCTAA
- the TBX10 gene encoding T-box transcription factor TBX10 — protein sequence MTVIIPHAFIAASLSVLTSEGCPFSPSPVAASCLLGTSADFEQYGTDGAGKQSGSSQLARKNQCVSGVTVQLEMRSLWEEFNSLGTEMIVTKAGRRMFPTFQVKISGMDPLADYVLLMDFVPLDDKRYRYAFHSSAWLVAGKADPATPGRVHFHPDSPAKGGQWMRQIVSFDKLKLTNNLMDDNGHIILNSMHRYQPRFHVVVVDPRPDSERYAQENFKSFIFTETQFMAVTAYQNHRITQLKIASNPFAKGFRECEPDDWPGSSGTLLGCLSRNGSASSLAHLQEIPEKGFSSNHHLPPALLREASQFQHQPLVTSASIPDVCIARRPLNDTSGALPYKHLSYHSFYVGARSGAAPYALPSSRATSFHTLNIYTAGGYEQ from the exons ATGACAGTGATCATTCCCCATG caTTCATTGCAGCAAGTCTGAGTGTACTGACCTCTGAGGGTTGCCCTTTCTCTCCTAGCCCTGTGGCTGCATCATGTCTGCTGGGGACATCAGCCGACTTTGAGCAATATGGAACTGATGGAGCAGGGAAGCAAAGTGGCAGCTCCCAGTTAGCCAGGAAAAACCAGTGTGTATCTGGTGTCACTGTGCAACTGGAAATGAGGAGTCTTTGGGAGGAGTTCAACAGCCTTGGGACTGAGATGATTGTCACCAAGGCAGGACG GAGGATGTTCCCCACCTTCCAGGTGAAGATATCAGGCATGGACCCATTGGCTGACTATGTGCTTCTCATGGATTTTGTGCCTTTGGATGACAAGAGATACCG GTATGCATTCCACAGCTCTGCTTGGCTGGTAGCTGGCAAGGCGGATCCTGCTACACCTGGCCGGGTTCACTTCCATCCCGACTCCCCTGCCAAGGGAGGCCAGTGGATGAGGCAAATTGTCTCTTTTGACAAGCTCAAGCTCACCAACAACTTGATGGATGACAATGGTCAT ATCATTCTGAACTCCATGCACAGATACCAGCCCCGCTTccatgtggtggtggtggatccACGTCCAGACAGTGAGCGCTACGCCCAGGAGAATTTCAAATCTTTCATCTTCACAGAGACTCAATTTATGGCAGTGACCGCCTATCAGAACCACCGG ATCACCCAGCTGAAAATTGCTAGTAACCCCTTTGCTAAAGGCTTCCGGGAGTGTGAGCCGGATGACTG GCCAGGATCCTCAGGGACACTACTGGGTTGTTTATCACGGAATGGGAGTGCCTCCTCCTTAGCCCATCTTCAAGAGATTCCAGAAAAAG GGTTTTCCAGCAATCACCACCTCCCTCCTGCCCTCCTTAGAGAAGCCTCCCAATTTCAGCATCAACCTCTGGTGACATCGGCCAGCATCCCAGATGTGTGTATTGCACGACGACCCTTGAATGACACCTCAGGGGCCCTGCCCTACAAGCATCTCTCCTATCACAGCTTCTATGTGGGAGCTCGGTCTGGGGCAGCACCCTATGCACTGCCCAGCAGCCGGGCCACCAGCTTCCATACTCTCAACATTTACACAGCTGGTGGCTATGAACAATGA